A window of Meleagris gallopavo isolate NT-WF06-2002-E0010 breed Aviagen turkey brand Nicholas breeding stock unplaced genomic scaffold, Turkey_5.1 ChrUn_random_7180001935883, whole genome shotgun sequence genomic DNA:
CCACCCCCCATCCCACGGGCTCTGGGGACGACGCGGACTCTCTCACCCCCTCCCCACCCACTGtaccccttccccccccccctcaATCCCCGCAGCCTCTCCAGCAACGGATGATCCAAGGCGTAACGCTTCCCACCCCAGACAAAATGGGTCGGGACCACCCCCCCGGCCCGTATTCAAACCCATCCCCCCATTCCTCCACCAAAGCCGACCTCACCAACCCCACCCCTCCTCCCCCGTCGGGTCCCGGATGATACAACCTCCCGTTTTCGGGATCGAAAGTTAAAAACTGAGGTTGAAACGGGATCGCCAAACGAGCTCCGCCTCCGCAATAAGACAGCAGCGAGCCGGAGGCTTTTTCACCTTCCAGGACCCGAGTGAAGACGACGGGAAGGTCCTG
This region includes:
- the CUNH8orf82 gene encoding LOW QUALITY PROTEIN: UPF0598 protein C8orf82 homolog (The sequence of the model RefSeq protein was modified relative to this genomic sequence to represent the inferred CDS: inserted 1 base in 1 codon) translates to QTEAENKRDPASSSTPRPSPINSRPSLINYRPATNCSPRLPADERFLAFFFHHLQPNRSGRYEDSFPFLSPCGPEHNFVRCQDLPVVFTRVLEGEKASGSLLSYCGGGARLAIPFQPQFLTFDPENGRLYHPGPDGGGGVGLVRSALVEEWGDGFEYGPGXVVPTHFVWGGKRYALDHPLLERLRGLRGGGKGYSGWGGGERVRVVPRA